The proteins below are encoded in one region of Belonocnema kinseyi isolate 2016_QV_RU_SX_M_011 chromosome 3, B_treatae_v1, whole genome shotgun sequence:
- the LOC117168751 gene encoding uncharacterized protein C1orf198 homolog, whose translation MGTKCLSSIAEEYFYNINPLAQRIAEDVSATKEAYEGLWNTLSLSEQNQAIDETIITPEIALKYASRKLESVKEFPKSYPKLCIQTGMKYIIDETGTTLRWRDEHSAPFSFMTQSQMNLNLSDSSEETKSYPYKSYIMGSSHFSNQMQNSQNTEVSLNDDYHSSSKQLSFYKSDNYSDTAFSTSDRSNLLNSLTDSDNSENIFSKLINKTSLLKIQSDYDDDLESLMPMRNAQKTSISDKSQMNISLSTIRQQSSDTTESTALLDTPSSYSSYQSSHLNHDDSIPKTGFEFLDNW comes from the exons atgggcACAAAATGTCTTAGTTCGATAGCAGAGGAGTATTTTTACAATATCAATCCTCTGGCCCAAAGAATTGCAGAAGATGTTTCTGCAACGAAAGAGGCTTATGAAGGCCTTTGGAACACCTTGAGTTTATCCGAACAGAATCAAGCAATTGACGAGACTATAATTACTCCAGAAATTGCACTCAAATATGCTTCAAGGAAGCTGGAGTCCGTCAAAGAGTTTCCAAAATCATATCCGAAGCTTTGCATTCAGACTGGGATGAAGTATATTATCGACGAGACAGGAACg ACTTTGCGCTGGCGTGATGAACATTCCGCTCCTTTCTCGTTCATGACTCAATCGCAAATGAATCTCAATTTATCGGATTCATCAGAAGAAACAAAATCCTACCCGTATAAAAGCTACATCATGGGCtcttcacatttttcaaatcagATGCAAAATTCCCAGAATACTGAAGTTTCGCTCAACGATGACTACCATTCATCTTCCAAACAGCTCAGTTTTTACAAATCCGATAATTACTCGGACACTGCCTTCTCAACCAGTGATCGCAGCAATCTTCTCAACAGTCTTACTGATAGTGACAATTCCGAGAATATCTTTTCGAAATTGATCAACAAGACTTCCTTACTGAAGATACAAAGTGACTACGATGACGACCTCGAGAGCTTGATGCCAATGAGAAACGCACAAAAAACATCAATTAGCGATAAGTCTCAAATGAATATTAGTTTAAGTACCATACGACAGCAGTCAAGTGACACTACAGAATCGACTGCGTTGTTAGATACTCCTAGCTCCTACAGTAGCTACCAGTCCTCTCATTTGAATCACGATGATTCCATTCCAAAGACTggatttgaatttttagataattggtag